A stretch of DNA from Dehalobacterium formicoaceticum:
TTAATTTGGCCACCTTTGTGGGCTTTAAAACCGCCGGTTTTGGAGGTGCCCTTTGCGCGACCCTGGGGGTGATGCTGCCATCCTTTGTTATTGTACTCTTTATTGCCCGGTCTTATGAGAAATTCAAGGAGCTGGATGTGGTGCGCCGCGTTTTCCAGGGGATTCGACCTATGGCTGTGGCCTTAGTGGGCAGTGCCACCTTTTTAGTTGCCCAGACGTCTTTGATCGATGTTAATACTATTTTGATTGCCCTGGGGTCATTATTGGTTTTAAAATTCACGAAAATTTCTCTCATGGGTGTCATTATTATCGCCGGGGTTTTCGGCATCATTTTATATCCTTAAAAATGGAGATGACGGTGTGCAAACAGAATATATAAAACTTGATCCGGAGCATATGGACAAGGCGGCTTTAAAAAAAGGTGCTTTGCTTTTGCGGCAGGGAGAGGTAGTGGCTTTCCCCACGGAAACAGTCTATGGTTTAGGAGCCAATGCATTGGATCCTGCGGGGGTGGATAAAATATTTTTGGCTAAAGGACGACCCGGAGACAATCCTTTAATTGTCCATGTGGCTCATCCCGACCAATTAAAGCCTCTGGTGACGGAAATTTCCTCTGGGGCATATGCTTTAATGGAGCGGTTTTGGCCGGGCCCCTTAACCTTAATATTTCCCAAGAGCACTTTGGTACCTTCTAATGTGACG
This window harbors:
- a CDS encoding chromate transporter, encoding MEILELFITFFKIGLFSFGGGYAMIPLMEKEVINIHHWLSLSEMVDVITISQMTPGPIAINLATFVGFKTAGFGGALCATLGVMLPSFVIVLFIARSYEKFKELDVVRRVFQGIRPMAVALVGSATFLVAQTSLIDVNTILIALGSLLVLKFTKISLMGVIIIAGVFGIILYP